The Tripterygium wilfordii isolate XIE 37 chromosome 5, ASM1340144v1, whole genome shotgun sequence genome window below encodes:
- the LOC119998802 gene encoding calcium-binding protein CML24-like, whose translation MASIEKIFDKFDKNGDGKISSGELVDVLRALGSETSVEEVEVVMREIDKDGDGFIDIREFTEFYYSGGGGDEESRDKELKEAFDLYDLDKNGLISTKELHAVMNRLGMTCTVSDCGRMISQVDKDGDGSVNFEEFKKMMSK comes from the coding sequence atGGCTTCGATCGAGAAGATCTTCGACAAGTTCGACAAGAACGGCGACGGAAAGATCTCATCCGGCGAACTCGTAGACGTTCTGCGGGCATTGGGGTCGGAGACGTCGGTGGAGGAGGTTGAAGTGGTAATGCGGGAGATAGACAAGGACGGCGACGGTTTCATCGATATTCGGGAGTTCACGGAGTTTTACTACAGTGGCGGAGGAGGAGATGAGGAGTCTCGTGACAAGGAGTTGAAGGAAGCGTTCGACTTGTACGATCTTGACAAGAACGGGTTGATATCGACGAAGGAGTTGCACGCCGTGATGAATCGGCTGGGGATGACGTGTACGGTGAGTGATTGTGGTAGAATGATTAGCCAAGTTGATAAAGATGGTGATGGTAGTGTTAATTTTGAGGAATTCAAGAAGATGATGTCCAAGTAA
- the LOC119999133 gene encoding uncharacterized protein LOC119999133 has translation MKYLKDVWLTPYKELFVFAWTDRYLYFGNHTTNRVKSQHAKMKRYLCSSQSDLERSMSCIHHVILSQDIAIKASIERSQTIVQHQFNIQHLQDLCDFVSIEALNMMLMEFEWSKDVGHIAYKCECHLHKSYGLLCAHEQAMYVSKGHTVPLDAIDKFWRKLDLLQCQLLEEDDIDCSVDVQMFAEQFKQQIRHVKVSWLRKLREIFRPSTTSLREPAVKTNTRGRPSTKKKVATTTRNNPATSAVDGSDFVQPRVPHRHSSSSRRPALNIFEELDISTTMYSSSTTLSARCHRYRARKWHTCTAAWATPYAERFNAYM, from the exons ATGAAATATCTGAAAGATGTATGGCTGACACCATATAAGGAGTTGTTTGTATTCGCTTGGACCGACAGATATCTGTATTTCGGGAACCACACGACTAATAGGGTCAAGAGTCAGCATGCTAAGATGAAAAGATATTTGTGCTCGTCACAGTCAGACTTGGAGAGATCCATGTCGTGTATTCATCATGTTATCTTGTCTCAGGACATAGCTATCAAAGCTAGCATTGAGAGAAGTCAAACCATCGTCCAACACCAATTCAATATACAGCACCTTCAGGATTTATGTGATTTTGTTTCAATCGAGGCATTGAATATGATGTTGATGGAGTTTGAGTGGTCGAAAGATGTTGGACATATTGCTTACAAATGTGAATGTCACCTTCATAAGAGCTACGGACTACTGTGTGCTCATGAACAAGCCATGTACGTGAGCAAAGGTCATACTGTACCACTTGATGCCATCgataaattttggagaaagcttgATCTATTGCAATGTCAGTTGCTTGAAGAGGATGACATCGACTGTAGCGTTGATGTACAAATGTTCGCAGAACAGTTCAAGCAGCAGATAAGACATGTTAAAGTCAGTTGGCtaaggaaattgagggaaatattcAGACCTTCAACAACTTCTCTCCGCGAACCGGCTGTGAAGACCAACACTAGAGGGCGTCCatccacaaagaaaaaggtagccacCACCACCCGTAACAATCCAGCTACATCTGCTGTTGATGGGAGTGATTTTGTTCAGCCTCGGGTGCCTCACAGACATAGTTCCTCATCCCGACGCCCCGCATTGAACATCTTTGA agagttggacatatctaccactatgTACAGCTCCTCCACCACCCTATCAGCGCGTTGTCATCgctatagggcacgtaaatg gcaTACTTGCACAGCTGCATGGGCTactccgtatgcggaacgattCAATGCGTACATGTaa